A single Tenacibaculum sp. 190524A02b DNA region contains:
- a CDS encoding cobalt-precorrin-5B (C(1))-methyltransferase, translated as MSDLQEIPDKPLRKGYTTGACATACVKGALLGLISQRVQEKVTVLLPVGEMATFYLKDAIISESKSAITTIKDAGDDPDVTHLAEITATVEFNDTKDIIFKKGEGVGLITLPGLEIGVGEPAINPVPRKMMTTVCNKILSDFNLIDKGVTITISVKDGEKLAKRTLNSRLGILHGISILGTSGIVTPFSAASYIASIQQGIDVALANNETKLLINSGARSEKALRSIFPSFPEVACIHYGNWIQETFEKIHDSKEIKVVNMGIMLGKASKLTQGHTNTHSNKTSWDKNFIYKLALESGYTEETARKVLALNMAGRLQEIFTFDVEEPFYQMLLQKCYEHCYKIASNIILNIYLINNNNQVIPYKKA; from the coding sequence TTGAGTGATTTACAAGAAATACCCGATAAACCTCTTCGGAAGGGCTATACAACAGGAGCTTGTGCTACAGCTTGTGTAAAAGGAGCTTTATTAGGACTAATTTCTCAGAGAGTACAAGAAAAAGTTACAGTACTACTACCTGTAGGAGAAATGGCAACGTTTTACTTAAAAGATGCTATAATTTCTGAAAGTAAAAGTGCTATTACAACTATTAAAGATGCTGGAGATGATCCAGATGTTACACATTTAGCTGAAATTACAGCAACAGTAGAATTCAATGATACAAAAGATATTATTTTTAAAAAAGGAGAAGGAGTGGGATTAATAACCTTACCTGGATTAGAAATAGGAGTTGGAGAACCCGCTATTAACCCTGTTCCTAGAAAAATGATGACTACAGTTTGTAATAAAATTTTATCAGATTTTAACCTTATAGATAAAGGAGTCACTATTACAATTTCGGTAAAAGATGGGGAAAAACTAGCCAAAAGAACTTTAAATAGTCGTTTAGGAATTTTACACGGAATTTCCATTTTAGGAACATCAGGTATTGTAACTCCATTTTCTGCTGCGTCTTATATTGCGAGTATTCAACAAGGGATAGACGTTGCTTTAGCCAATAATGAAACTAAATTATTAATTAATTCTGGAGCAAGAAGTGAAAAAGCACTTCGAAGTATATTTCCTAGTTTTCCTGAAGTAGCTTGTATTCATTATGGAAATTGGATTCAGGAAACTTTTGAGAAAATTCACGATTCCAAAGAAATAAAAGTTGTGAATATGGGGATTATGTTAGGAAAAGCCTCTAAATTGACACAAGGCCATACAAATACGCATAGTAACAAAACAAGTTGGGATAAAAACTTTATTTATAAACTAGCATTAGAATCAGGCTATACTGAAGAAACTGCAAGGAAGGTTTTAGCATTAAATATGGCGGGTAGGTTGCAAGAAATTTTTACTTTTGATGTAGAAGAACCTTTTTACCAAATGTTACTTCAAAAATGTTACGAACACTGCTATAAAATAGCATCAAACATAATATTAAATATATATTTAATAAATAATAATAATCAAGTTATACCTTATAAAAAAGCATGA
- a CDS encoding precorrin-6A/cobalt-precorrin-6A reductase — MIMILVFGGTTEGKQVASFLDELLLPYYYSTKTEVSFIGKGVPIFGEMTTKKIEEFCHEKKITHIINASHPFAVELHETVASIETEISLIRFEREFTKRISHKLVTYVNSFEEAISLFKEKKYHSLLALSGVQTIKRLAPYWKSKKTWFRILDKNSSRAIASQANFPLNQLLYGYPQNVKEEVLLYKGLAPEVIFTKESGVNGKLDQKISAAMETQIPIVILKKPLLSNRYLCMNSIEELNKKITEYIE, encoded by the coding sequence ATGATTATGATTCTAGTTTTTGGAGGAACTACAGAAGGAAAACAAGTAGCTTCATTTTTAGATGAACTATTATTACCTTATTATTATTCAACTAAAACAGAAGTATCTTTTATAGGAAAGGGAGTTCCAATTTTTGGAGAAATGACAACTAAAAAAATAGAGGAGTTTTGTCATGAGAAAAAAATAACACATATCATTAATGCTTCACATCCCTTTGCAGTTGAATTACATGAGACAGTTGCTTCAATAGAAACTGAAATATCGTTAATTCGTTTTGAACGTGAGTTTACAAAACGAATATCCCATAAATTAGTAACCTATGTAAATTCTTTTGAAGAAGCAATATCTCTTTTTAAAGAAAAAAAATACCATTCTTTATTAGCACTTTCAGGGGTTCAAACTATAAAAAGATTAGCACCATATTGGAAATCAAAGAAGACTTGGTTTCGAATTTTAGATAAGAATAGTTCACGAGCTATAGCGAGTCAAGCAAATTTTCCATTAAACCAGCTATTGTATGGGTATCCTCAAAATGTAAAAGAAGAAGTTTTGTTATATAAAGGGTTAGCTCCAGAGGTAATATTTACTAAAGAAAGCGGGGTTAACGGAAAACTAGATCAAAAGATTTCAGCAGCAATGGAAACTCAAATTCCAATCGTTATTTTAAAAAAGCCTTTGTTGTCAAATAGGTATCTTTGTATGAATTCTATAGAAGAATTAAATAAAAAGATTACTGAATATATTGAGTGA